The DNA region GCTCGAGTAATTTTGAAGATATTCTGATGAAGTTCGAGATCATTTCAAGGGTTGCAGATCACGATAAAAAGCTGGTCACAAAGCTTAACGAGCAGCTTGTAAAGCTGAAGGAACTCGAGGAAAATCTTCAGAACAGACAGGAGAAGCTTTCAGGAGATCTTGAAGATGCGGCTGCGAAAAAGGAAGAACTGAACGAAAAACTGGAGATCCTTAACGCAGATTATGATGCAACAAGTGAGGAACTTTCAAAACTTGACGGCGAGAAGACTGCACTTTCAAGTCATATTACCGAAAGTGAAGAGCTTATAGCCCTCAAGGAAGAAGAGCAGAAAAAGATGGATGCTGCCATTGAAGAAGCCCTGGAACGAATAAAGCAGGAATCCATAGCTGAATCAAAGAGAGTGTCTGAATCTCTTGCCATAGCAGCAGAAGAATCAAGGAAAGCAGAAGAATCGAAAAAGGCTGAAGAGTCCAGAAGAGCTGCGGCAGAAGCGAACCGTGAAAAACCGGTAACAGAGGTTCCTGTGCAGCAGCAGGAACCAGTTACGCAGACACCGGACGAACCTGAAGATGAACCGGTGGTTCCGGATACGACCGAAGCACCGGCAGCAGACAATTCATCTCTTATGTTCTGGCCGGTTCCGGGATTTACTAATCGTTCCAGCGATTTCTGGGACGGAAGAAATCACGGTGCTATCGACGTGGATGGATTAGGCCATGAGGGCGGTATCAGAGGCGCAAAGGTATATGCCGCCGACAATGCGACAGTTACCGTAAGTATGGATACCGGATGTACCCATGAATATTCCTGCAGATGCGGA from Ruminococcus sp. HUN007 includes:
- a CDS encoding M23 family metallopeptidase, which translates into the protein MKNMKKRILAGLIACMTAYSASGTSTAFLSSATEDKPTVQDLENQKAENDRKIAELKKEIEEAKKDYDSVVSDESAKLDYQNALNEKIILQNQNIGVVVEEMNRIDEDIKENVAGISDVEEQIGTQNVLIDENMELYKKRLRASYMSGGDNLAAVLSGSSNFEDILMKFEIISRVADHDKKLVTKLNEQLVKLKELEENLQNRQEKLSGDLEDAAAKKEELNEKLEILNADYDATSEELSKLDGEKTALSSHITESEELIALKEEEQKKMDAAIEEALERIKQESIAESKRVSESLAIAAEESRKAEESKKAEESRRAAAEANREKPVTEVPVQQQEPVTQTPDEPEDEPVVPDTTEAPAADNSSLMFWPVPGFTNRSSDFWDGRNHGAIDVDGLGHEGGIRGAKVYAADNATVTVSMDTGCTHEYSCRCGGGYGNYIILTHDDAVHSTVYAHLQAVFVSAGQRVSKGQLIGLVGTTGSSSGPHLHFEVRTNGVKVDPDSFEYQNEY